A segment of the Trifolium pratense cultivar HEN17-A07 linkage group LG7, ARS_RC_1.1, whole genome shotgun sequence genome:
CATATTATAATGGTAATGATAAAGTAGCAAATCCTTCAAAAATAGTTCataataataaagtagtaaAAAATTGCCATGAGTATGAACTGAACGCATGATATGTTGATGCAATTGGGAAAATATTGCCGCTCGGCTGCACTACAATTGTTTACAATGCTTTATaacgtactccctccgtcccaaaataattgtcatatTTTACAACTGCACACTTGccgatgcacaattttgatcattaatatctttagttgtgtattactaaaaattatgaaaaattgatattttgatagtactcatcgagacaaatctaacaagatctcatatgctaatatttatctttatacattagtaaaaaaatatggtcaaagtagctTGCATGAATAGTGCACAAAGTCAAATTGCGACAATTATTTAGAGACGGagtaacatatatatacaaaatatggGGCCTAATTTCTAGACCCAAATTGCCCAATAATTTTGGGGCCTAAAGCCCTACTTTTGTTGGCTTTGGGCTTGGGCCGGCCCTGATAATTGTCCCAACTACAATGATACAATAGAATGTTAATGTTTATATTTTGCATCCTGATATCCTCTACTTTGACttctaaaatctaaaatcaGAAAAACAGATTTTAGATTCTAGAATTCGAATGCAAGGGTAGGTTGGAATTTTAGGTGGGGGGAGGGGGGGGAGAGGtgggaaaaaaaatcacaatttgaGTACACAAGCTCATATGGGAATACTAGCACATAGTAGTCGGTTAGCACTTCAATAATTGACCCAATTATCCAGCAAAGCCATCAAATTAAGAAGCTCATTCAGTAGACATTAGATAATAAAACTAATCAACAGTCAACTCCTAATTCCTTTTTCTTGTAATTCATTTGTGATAATGTAAATGTAgcataacaaaaaattaaatgaaaagaacaagaaattaaattgtatgGCAATTAGTTGCACCACATATTGGTTAGCTAGCTTATAGTTCCCTCATTTCCCTTTCCCCTCATAATAGAGAACACTCTAAACTCATCTTAGAGAGCATATTCAGTTAATAGTTAACAGAGACATTACAATATAAGTCAGAGTCAAACTTCAAACCCAAAACACTTTAATTAGTCAAATCATTCCACATTGTAAAAACACTAGCTGCACCAACATTTGAAGCATCGGCCGCTGACCAACCTCCATAACCTCCGGAAGCCATGTCATAATCAACCTTAACAAACCCAACCTCCTCCCCTCCACTTCCACCTAcgttaataatattattattcccAACATACCCTCCTCCACCACCATTATTCTCCATGACACCCATATTCATCAAACCCTGCTGATTCTGAATATTGTAATTcccattataattataaaatccTCCACTTTGCTGTTGTTGATGCAACTGAAGCTGAGTTTGAATATAACTCTGCTGATTAAACGACGACGGATCTTGAATACTACTCTCATATAAAGGTTCAAATTGCATTAAAGGGTAACCTTGTAATTGCATCCTACTTGAACTTGAAGATCCTTCTCCTCCAATTCCTCCATATTGAAAAGTAGTACTAGAGCCTAATGCTATCATCTCTTGTTCTCTTTTTCTAGAACATTCTAGAGCTTGAGCTTCTTTTAACCGTTTTGCAGCACCTCCTCCTATTGGAAGAGTATTACTTTCAAGAATCGCTTTCACGTCGTAACGATTCATGTCGAAGTTTGTTACTGCGTTTAATCCTCTAAACTTTATTGCAGCTATGTCATAAGCTTCTGCAGCCTCTTCTTCAGTacctataaattataattataattattatttcaaattttatttgtttgtgcATGCATGGAGGTTAAATAAGCATATTATTAATTTGCTTACCAAAAGTTCCTAAGTAAAGATCCTTATTTCCTGCTACTCTGCCAATTCTTGCTTGCCATCTTCCATGTTGGTGATGCCTAAAATCATGATAAATATATACtaagaaattaataaagaaaattaagaatttagtttataataaactaaagcttaatttgattaattagtAGTTGTATTTGATTTGGTACCTTGTGACTCCACGATACATTGATGCACCCCTTGAAAATCCACTGCTCTTTCTGCAATTTATCAAGAGATATTGATTAGATTAaacaactttatttttttatttttatcaaaataataatataataaataaaaatggttaCCTTCTTATGGCGGCAACAAATTCTTGTCTAGTCATGTGCTTCATATCTTCAACTTCCTTCTCATAGTTACTTATCTGAAagacaattaattaattaattgaaccTGAATCAGGCAATATTAATGGCCtaataattaagtaattaactGGATGAACTTACTGGAAAATTTGTAGTGGTGGATGTCCCCCAATACTTTAGTGCAGCTAAATCATAAGCCCTTGCAGCTTTCTCTTCTTTATCATATCCACCTAccataatataatttattaagTTAATATAATTTGTAGTGGCGGAAAATGGCACTTAGTGAGGGATAATTTCTGCCAATAAATCcagtttttcttgtagtgaatttTCAACATTCTTCAAATTCATAATTTATCTAAGATTTAACCACTTAGACTTAAAATCCAACCATGAGGCCCGAATCTAGGATGTCAAAATTTAAAGAACATGTTAACCATCATATGCATATCTAGTACTTAATTTGCAAGCTCTAATTAAGATTTCTGACCAAGTGCATCTTCATCTATATATGTCCAATGAAATGATTACAGAACATGGCACGAAACTCGTATTTTATGGAATGTCTAAGCTTGGTTTATTAAGCTATTGCTCAATAATTTAAGGAATGTTCAAGTATAGTAGTAGATGTAGTGGGACAAGGCTTCAACCTAGGCTTGGATCCCGTAACATACCGCAATTGCAGCACAAATCCACTAAATGAAAAATGTGTCTTATATATGCACATAATATATgggttttttttggtacaattatatatgtttttaattgtttaaaataGCTGTTTTTTCTAATAGAAAATCAccttcattaatttttttttaactcactACCAGTTTGTCTGCAGAGAAGCCAGTGAATCAATATTTATAGAAACTAGCTatacaacaaaagttaaatCTGCTAGATACTATTCATTATTAAATCATCGCACGCTTTGGACCTAACCCAGCCAAAATAGtaagtcatttttatttttatttatataagcaaaaagatTTTATTAATAGAAGTACAAAGGGTACTCCAACCCATATACAATGGAAGCGGTCCAAGCCCAGCATCATTGCAGGAATAACTACTCACCTTCTATGAAGGGTTCCGGTGTTTCGCTAAATTATTTGCTCAAAAACCgtacataaaaaaaacaaaaccaatcaaacaaaaacaacaaattaacaCCGATTCATAAAATAAAGGTATATATTTAGATGGAACACTTATTAATTCATGTTTATATCCAAGACACCTCCGCTTGTGCCTATAACGATTGAACATCTAGAGCGTGATCCAAGTAGTTCAAATggtctattttattttgaacatACTTTAATATTATCTTAAATGTTATGTTTTACGAAACCAATCATGAAATGAgaactaaatttatattttactcTTTCTattctaaaatataagcaaaaacaaatcaataaaaattaatgtatttaatctaaattttatataaaatacattaattgttgacacatttttatttataatttaagtaGTACCTCATACAATATCAATAATAGAAATAAGTGAGTGGCATTGTCAGTATAAACACTAAACAATTAGAAATAACCTGACATTGTTGATAATGCACGTTTCCCGCCAAATTCTTTGACATAAACAAAAATCTAATTTGACCAAATTGCACCACAATAAGGGAGCAAACCCCCACTTCTCTCGCTTAATTTGATTCCAACTTTTAACTTATCTACCTCTTCAAAATTACTACTAGACAAATATTGATAATAgaactatttttagtttattattattactactatagATATTAAACTCATTTGTTCATACCTAAGAATGGAGGAAAggaaaatatagaaattaaaatgaatgaaacaaaaAGTGGAGGAAAACGGATAAGAAGAATGCTAACACGTGTCTCTAATAGTGTCGTCAAATTTGTAATTTCTTATTTGGAAAGCATGTGCCTCTTATTTGCGGCCGATTCGTACTTTCTTATTTGGAAAGCATGTGTTCCTTCGTGATGAAATTTGGAAAACATGGAAGTTAGAGTCTGATTTTTTTGCAACTAGGGTTTTGTATTTTATAATGATCTATGCGCACAAATTTAAATCCACAAACCTAATACTAgcttacctaaaaaaaaaaaactaatactaGCTCACCAGTTTGTTTTTGCGTATGCTAGGCCTCTAGATGCGCATTTTTTTAAGCTACAAATTTAGCTTCTACTTTAAGCGTCAAAATGTCTTGTAATCGTGCGGTGGTGGTGGAAATAAGACAAATCAGACATATGATTATGATATATTGAAAATTGTTCAAAACACTAAATGATGAACTACACTTTTTAGAAACAATCCTCTTCATACTCACGACTGAAACATGACCTGGGATTAagaatctctaaaaaaaaattctaccaCTAATTAGGCtcatatttttgttgatgtggtATGTTGAATAATGAACTTATAACACATAGAGTAACATGACAATCATTGTTGTTAAAATCGCGTGTTAACACATAAAATAGTGGCCATGAGCAATACACGTTTTTTGAGAAATATACATTTTTAGGGTACAATGTatcaaagttaaaataaaatgtaaaaaatacaGTGTAAAGAAATAAAAGGTGTAAAGTGCCTAATAAACACAGGTGGTGTGAAAAGTCATATAACCTGTGAATGTGAAGGCCACCACGCTTTGGCAAAGCCCAGATCCTGGGAAGCTTGTGGGCCGCTTGAAATGTGCTGACCCATCTTAGTGGgtaccaaaagaaaaattaattctaTTTCCCTCGAGTTTATTTTCTCACGCAAATATATGCATAAAACTTTGGTAAacatttaccaaaaaaaaaatttagtgtaaaaatttacattaaaaaaaacttcggtAAACGTTTATCGAAATTTTTTGCACGTTTTTGCGTGAGAAGAGAAAATTTCGTACCAAAATTGTACATAGATTTTGTCCAAAAAGTTGTGATTAGTGggcataaaataaacaaattatgaGGAAAAAAAccaatgaaaaaatatatgttaCTGTATTCATTTGTTTTGACCGTTTACTTAAAAATCAATTACTTGATGCatgaatctttaaaaaaaaataaaaattacttgaTGCATGAATAGGTTATGATATAGCAAGAGGTGAAGGCCATACGTATGCTATGCCTAGAAAAAGATTCAAGGGGAAAGTTTTACAAATCACATAATAATATCAAGGGAGGGACAAGAATCCATCTAACACTAATATGATGGTTGGTATGTGCTCATCTGCATTGCTCACATTAAAAAAACACTACAGGATCTGAAAATATTTTACGGTAAAATTTACATTACCGAAAGATATCTTTCGGTAAGATAATACTACCGAGTAACATCTCTCAATAGATGGGGTGACAAGGAAGAATTATTACCAACTTAGGAGGGGCGAAGAGtaataattcaataaaatatagtagtttttaagaaatatatttttaaacaatCTTGGGCCTGCCCATTTACACAATCCTATACCCTGACTATGAAAATTGCTCTTTATGACCCCATATTGCTCCTAAACCCTCCAAAAATATCGCTAAATTTGGTCCCAGTTTGCTTCGGATTAATTGTACAATCCAAAATTACTGTATATTTTGGAATATAAATTCCGAACTCGCTAAGTTTCGGATACTACATTCCAAAATGCATGcatatagatagatatagtGCAAACCAGAATAGTAGTGTTCAATTACGTTTTTTGAAGTTCAAACTCAAAGTTGGGGTTGTTAAGTTTATTCCCCACCATCAAAATGTAATGCAATTAATTCCTTATTTTCATCCTCGTCAAATATTTCACATTGAATACAAATCACTTTAGCCTCACTCCCAACACCTAATCTAAATTGATCCATCAACTCTATCAATCCAACTTCAACACAACAATTGTTTATCCATACAAATACATAAAAATGCAtaacatatatacatgaacaacaacaacaacaacaaaaatgcaagaaattgaTACACTAGTCTATTTCAGAAGTTATCTTCCAAAATCATCCGTATTCGGATTGTAACTTTcgaaatccaaaaaaaaaaaatcaaaaaaataaaacatttcccTTGGTTGAGTCATTTCGAAAGATAACTTCCGTAATGCTTTGTTTTCGTATTGTAAAATCTGAAATTATCTGAGGGACAATTTCGACACTTTGAGGGGCCTAAGAGAAATCGAGGGAGCCTAAAGAACAATTTTCTTAACCTATTGTGCAGCGAAACATTCATGTAGAAAGCAACAAGTTCCCTACCCTAAGAAAAGTGGATTACCCGTTTCTCCTTTACTTCCACTCCACGTCCATGGGCCATGACTAGCTTTGGAGGAAAACTTActcttatttcaagaaaaataatattattgtccaataattttttattacgcACCTTACCCATATGGCAACATTCTTTTCAACACAATATATAGTGatgatttagtcaaaaaaaataatagtgatGATAGCATAATTGAAATTCGTTTACCACATCAATGTTCACAAGTCAAATATTAATAGcaagaaatagtaaaataaagCCGTATATGATGAATGATAGAGTAGGGAAAGTAAACCTTACAGTTCCACCATTTTGTAGTGGTGAATGCATTTGCAAATGGAAGCACAAATTAAAGCGGGTGCAACGGGTTGTGTAATTATGCAttatgtactattcatttacttgttttgacttttgaccgtattttttttataatatataaatgtaagtattaacatataagatattgttcaatttgtttttatgtatgttcaaaatattaaatttttataatttttactaatagacaattaaaaatattagtgatcaaaattatgcattgacgtacgtgcagtggtcaaacagagtcttataattagggatgcAGGTAGTAATAAATTTTGTAGtgaaaagagtttttttttttaaatagattatacattttttattttttaactagtgtctcaaaaacattaattaatatttttttaaaaaatcaattatatggTGTCTAAGATTCGGCAACTACGCATTTTCAATCCCAAAAAATCTTAGATATAGGCGATGTGTTgtccaacattttttttattatccgTCTCTGGTCTAGTTGACtatttaatttggtttgaatgtCAATtttagcatcaagtggttcaagTCCTCTCAAATCGCACTTGATGTTCAAACCGTGACTATTTATACCAAATTTAGCGTCAATCATCaccaaactaactaactatcaATGAGATAGatacaatattatataaaagcATTCGTGTACAATGTGAAGGCGTATATATCTTAATTCGTAGACTTTAATTAATGTCCTCAAAAATCCAGAAAGCATCTAGCCATGCATGCATATATGAGAGGTTGCGATAATCTACTTTGGAATCATATCTAACTATATCTCATATACAAGAGAATATTAAAGATTATAAGTACTATATCTTAATTAACATAGTCAAAATTAAGTAATAAGAATTGAGCCACCAAACCAACTAAAGATTGAAGTATTAATTCCTTTCTCTACTAGTCGGTAGGTAAATGTTATCAAGGATTTTGATCATGGAAGATCACCTAACTTGTACACAGATCACGATTCcacattatatattttataatgttttttgtGAATTGTAAAAAGTatttaaatgaattaaaatcacCTAGCTTGTTTTATATCTTTCTCTCCTCAAATTCACAATTTCAAGTATTAGAATATTTACAAATCAAAAGCTAATTTGTTGTTAGTGTTAAAGGAAGCATAATCATCGTGTCCACCACTTGTCTACTCTAAGATCTAATTTAAATAACTATAGACTTTATTAATTCTAATTTATATTACCTCAACATCttttgtgttttgcataaaGCCCGCACTTTTGACAATGAAGCCATTACTAATTAAGCATCCACCTATAGTAAATCATTAACATGGCAATGGCTTTATCTAGATTGTTTAATTAATTGGTCATTGTTTTAGTGTTTAGCAAAGGGGTTTTTGAGGTTTAgagattaatttaattttcagtTGAAAAGTCATCTAATATTTAATTCAAAGATTAAAATAACAAGATGATGTTGTTTAGTCATTGGTATATGAGATCATCTACATAATATGTACTATTAGCCTAAGAGCAATCAAATAAGTGTGAGTTGAACAAACATTTATTCAATACTTTAAAATaatctctcacacacacacacacatatatatatatatatatatatatatatatatatatatatatatatatatatatatatatatatatatatatatatatatatatatatatatatatatatacacggaGTATTGCTCAACACTTAAATTTTTCATCCAATTTAGGACTTTTGCTCACACTTGTCACGATAATTTTTCTCTCTAGTGTGTGGCCATCAATTTATTATATGCTCCACTTCAAACAGAAGTTTTTTTAATCACCATATACTTATATTGTAGTTTTCGTTGCATTCAACATGACACGTGATATGACCATCATTATTAGAAAGATTTTCGACACAAAGAGTCACTTGAACTATCGGCTCTAATTTGTTGAATCATGAGGGCGGACCCAAAAACCATCCACATTGGACAAAAAAACAACTCCTCAAGtaaatattaaactaataaacattattaaaaatttaacaaataattctaccaaaaaataacaaataatgaattaattaatacGAGATTATATACTCCACATAGAAGATTTGATTGCCTAAATCACGAGTCTTATATACTATCACATGGAAGATTGGAAGTGTTCTTATAGTTTTAAATACAGTATATAAATTCTTGCGATTCAGACAATCCAATCTTCTTAGTCACATGGAAGAAGTGACTTACGATATTTATATGAATTAATCCAATCTTCTTATATACTGTGTTACGATATTTATAAAACTCGTAACACAGTATATTTATTCTTATAGAATTTAAAAGACAGCTAGAATGGACATTTCTTCTTATAGTTTTGGATATGTATGAATTAGTATGATATAAGTAATTagcaaaattaatatatacctATAGTGACTTGCGACTAAAGAACGAaaaatttttttcctaccccaacaatcttcactttaccccaacaatcctatttgaaatgacaaatataccctcatatataatgtaaaactggaaaaaaaaaatcattatttaccCTAgtcaaaaaagtgttccggtgtgAGTTCGGCGAATTTGAGCGAGTAAGTACAATtttacataccggtacactttttcgAAGTGTGCCGGTTCGATTTCcttaccggtacacttgaaaacaagtgttccggtatgaatatgcataccggtacacttgaaaaaaagtgtaccggtatgcatattcataccggaacactttttttcaagtgtaccggtatgaatattcataccggaacacttgacaaaaagtgtaccggtaaagaCGATTTCTGCGTATCATattacataccggtacacttttaaaaaagtgtaccggttcac
Coding sequences within it:
- the LOC123898679 gene encoding AP2-like ethylene-responsive transcription factor PLT1, whose translation is MVGGYDKEEKAARAYDLAALKYWGTSTTTNFPISNYEKEVEDMKHMTRQEFVAAIRRKSSGFSRGASMYRGVTRHHQHGRWQARIGRVAGNKDLYLGTFGTEEEAAEAYDIAAIKFRGLNAVTNFDMNRYDVKAILESNTLPIGGGAAKRLKEAQALECSRKREQEMIALGSSTTFQYGGIGGEGSSSSSRMQLQGYPLMQFEPLYESSIQDPSSFNQQSYIQTQLQLHQQQQSGGFYNYNGNYNIQNQQGLMNMGVMENNGGGGGYVGNNNIINVGGSGGEEVGFVKVDYDMASGGYGGWSAADASNVGAASVFTMWNDLTN